The Mauremys reevesii isolate NIE-2019 linkage group 1, ASM1616193v1, whole genome shotgun sequence genome has a segment encoding these proteins:
- the LOC120395893 gene encoding struthiocalcin-2-like, giving the protein MGPVTCFSLCLLGCLIFNPSLAAGAQAASCPRGWLHFHNDCYGYFPQEATWKRAEARCQSYGSGAHLASIHSEEEHNAVADFITRSQRHDDDDNDGDDVWIGLHTPARSRRWSWADGSELDFSAWGSHGSSSSPKGEPCVVLEEDTGFVTWDKDSCNDRNPFVCKFRP; this is encoded by the exons ATGGGGCCAGTCACCTGCTTCAGCCTCTGCCTCCTCGGCTGCCTGATCTTTAACCCCTCGCTGGCCG CAGGGGCACAGGCTGCATCCTGTCCCAGGGGCTGGCTACACTTCCACAACGACTGCTATGGATACTTCCCCCAGGAGGCAACCTGGAAAAGGGCTGAG GCTCGGTGTCAGAGCTACGGCAGCGGCGCCCATCTTGCCTCCATTCACAGCGAGGAGGAGCACAACGCAGTCGCTGATTTCATCACCCGCTCTCAGCGCCATGACGATGATGACAATGACGGTGATGATGTCTGGATCGGACTCCATACCCCTGCCCGG AGCCGAAGATGGTCATGGGCAGACGGCTCTGAACTGGACTTCAGCGCTTGGGGTAGCCATGGAAGCTCCTCTTCCCCGAAGGGGGAGCCCTGCGTGGTGCTGGAGGAAGACACAG GTTTCGTGACTTGGGACAAGGACTCCTGTAATGATAGAAACCCGTTTGTCTGCAAGTTCAGGCCTTAG